From a region of the Coffea arabica cultivar ET-39 chromosome 3e, Coffea Arabica ET-39 HiFi, whole genome shotgun sequence genome:
- the LOC113737749 gene encoding uncharacterized protein, which yields MNASSSVKSDTQPAPPPTDDFDDLYWRIKYGAGGEPSAKRQKQSESEEEDGLFREPPSTDDIMSPDSEEEESWLLGRTEEEAAKMWHKYSSQIKESGGFDVDEDAYPGGSFAMYVPCPEFREDEGCYDLVKKMAREAVKIFKDDRGKQYELVDVEKVVWTLNRLFFITFKAKQLDAPSDAKADDDVKTMQAVVADCITHFPVQSCRIKPTN from the exons atgaacGCTAGTTCGTCCGTAAAAAGCGATACTCAACCTGCCCCGCCTCCAACCGACGACTTTGATGATCTGTATTGGCGCATCAAGTATGGCGCCGGCGGAGAACCATCCGCCAAAAGACAAAAACAATCCGAATCCGAGGAAGAAGATGGTCTCTTTCGTGAGCCCCCATCAACAGACGACATCATGAGTCCGGACTCGGAAGAGGAGGAATCCTGGCTCCTCGGAAGAACTGAAGAAGAGGCCGCTAAGATGTGGCATAAATACAGCAGTCAGATCAAGGAGAGCGGG ggtTTTGATGTTGATGAGGATGCGTATCCTGGAGGCTCCTTTGCTATGTACGTGCCTTGCCCAGAATTCAGGGAGGATGAGGGATGCTACGACTTAGTGAAGAAAATGGCACGTGAGGCGGTGAAGATCTTCAAGGATGATCGG GGCAAACAGTATGAACTTGTGGATGTTGAGAAAGTCGTTTGGACCCTCAATCGTCTGTTTTTTATCACCTTTAAAGCCAAGCAACTTGATGCCCCCTCTGATGCCAAAGCTGATGATGATGTGAAGACAATGCAAGCGGTCGTTGCCGATTGCATCACCCATTTCCCCGTCCAAAGTTGCAGGATTAAACCAACTAACTAG